One Tolypothrix bouteillei VB521301 DNA window includes the following coding sequences:
- a CDS encoding DUF3131 domain-containing protein, protein MLLNIFSKFHKQKLLRWIALFLIGVLTQCWFYFPTPTFSQNPMVPGNSNSCSIITAPLTPEEQTYARAAWQYFVTNYQPTTGFTNSTGGYPSGTLWDIGNYLMALNAARWLNLTDQKDFDTRLNKFLTTIGNLKLFDDALPNKVYNVATGQLVDYGNNPIERGIGWSALDIGRILAAFDVIRTCHPQYGDWIEGILAKWQLGKAIKDERMQGALVLPDNSTLLVQEGRLGYEEYAARGFELWGFKVPKAIDLKPFKLVEINGIQIPVDTRDFQTTNANNYIVSESYILDGIEFGLQGELADYAARVLEVQKRRYEAIGQLTAVTEDNIDREPYFLYNTVYANGVSWATITDTNQPYPQLRSISTKAAFGWRYLFPDNAYAQKVFDALKDLRSPDNNGYYAGIYEETKQPNKALTGNTNGLILEILYYKARGNRPLIGSSSTNVAAPQPSGNTSSVTSAPSQTTTPTSSAATTPKIVEVTVAPIPPVSRKAPSSKIKLVRPLTLVERRYAEAAWHYFQANYHSKSGLVDDRSDFKGITLWGLGDYLTALHAARTLDIISAQEFDRRTRHLLGALTKLSLFAGELPNRGYDTRTLEPVDYGGNPVPQGTGWSSLDVGRILAALYNLKSYYPEYTEVVDRIVLDWSYLRVVRDGVLSSATTTKDNNGRVLTRVNPETRLGYEEYAARAFQLWGFNVGQSAVGGEYQTALVEGVKVPIQRKRSNTNSNANQYTVSNPFLLYGLEFGIDPQMQALLQPILKAQAERYRRTNTLTAAGTTLIDRKPYTVHSTIVGKGNAWVALGDDGQPVAKGRVVSTALAFAYYALFPQDSYAQELLRGVTDLYNPLTGFYEGFYEATGKTAVGFTGSTNSMVLESLLYAVTNRQPLIRPLTSINSPWWQAVVKGNSGRGLPSSATQKAKWISNGSESYWVSEVGLGS, encoded by the coding sequence ATGTTACTCAATATATTTAGCAAGTTTCACAAACAAAAACTGTTGAGATGGATTGCGCTATTCCTGATTGGAGTTTTGACGCAATGTTGGTTCTATTTCCCGACTCCAACTTTTAGCCAAAATCCAATGGTTCCTGGGAATTCCAACAGCTGTAGCATCATAACAGCACCTCTTACACCAGAAGAACAAACCTACGCTCGTGCTGCTTGGCAATATTTTGTCACCAACTACCAGCCAACAACAGGATTTACCAATTCGACTGGCGGTTATCCCTCAGGTACACTTTGGGATATAGGGAATTACTTAATGGCGCTTAATGCGGCACGATGGTTAAATTTAACTGACCAAAAAGACTTTGACACCCGCTTGAATAAGTTTTTAACCACCATCGGCAATTTAAAGCTATTTGACGATGCTTTACCAAATAAAGTCTATAACGTAGCTACTGGACAGTTGGTTGATTATGGCAACAATCCTATTGAAAGGGGTATTGGTTGGTCAGCGTTAGATATTGGTCGCATACTGGCAGCATTTGATGTGATTCGCACTTGTCACCCTCAATATGGAGATTGGATCGAGGGAATTTTAGCTAAGTGGCAATTAGGAAAAGCAATCAAAGACGAACGAATGCAGGGAGCCTTAGTGCTTCCCGATAATAGTACACTTTTAGTACAAGAGGGAAGATTGGGCTATGAGGAGTATGCTGCTAGAGGTTTTGAACTATGGGGCTTTAAAGTACCTAAGGCGATCGATTTAAAACCTTTTAAGTTAGTAGAAATTAACGGTATCCAAATTCCAGTTGATACTCGTGACTTTCAGACTACTAACGCTAATAATTACATTGTTAGTGAGTCATATATATTAGATGGAATTGAGTTTGGCTTACAAGGAGAGTTAGCTGATTATGCGGCTAGGGTGTTAGAGGTGCAAAAGCGGCGCTATGAAGCCATCGGTCAGCTGACGGCTGTGACAGAAGACAATATTGACCGGGAGCCTTATTTTCTCTATAACACGGTTTATGCCAATGGTGTATCTTGGGCAACTATTACAGATACAAATCAACCGTATCCTCAATTACGCAGCATTAGCACCAAGGCGGCTTTCGGTTGGCGCTATCTTTTCCCAGATAATGCCTATGCTCAAAAAGTTTTTGATGCTCTAAAAGACCTCCGCAGTCCAGATAACAATGGTTACTATGCAGGTATTTATGAAGAAACAAAGCAACCAAATAAAGCTTTGACTGGTAATACTAATGGGCTTATTTTGGAAATTTTGTACTACAAAGCCAGGGGAAACCGTCCTTTAATTGGTTCTAGTTCTACTAACGTAGCAGCTCCACAGCCCAGTGGTAATACTTCCTCTGTTACTAGCGCCCCATCTCAAACAACAACGCCAACAAGCAGTGCTGCGACCACTCCAAAAATTGTAGAGGTTACTGTTGCGCCTATTCCACCTGTCAGCCGTAAAGCGCCATCCTCCAAAATCAAACTTGTTCGACCTCTGACTCTTGTTGAACGGCGCTACGCAGAAGCTGCATGGCATTACTTTCAAGCCAATTATCACTCAAAGAGTGGGTTAGTAGACGATCGCAGCGATTTTAAAGGCATAACTTTATGGGGTTTGGGAGATTATCTTACAGCACTCCATGCAGCGCGAACCCTGGACATCATTTCTGCTCAAGAATTCGATCGGCGTACCAGGCATCTTTTGGGTGCTTTGACCAAGTTGTCTCTTTTTGCAGGAGAGTTACCAAATCGCGGTTATGATACTCGCACTTTAGAACCAGTTGATTATGGTGGAAATCCTGTTCCACAAGGAACGGGCTGGTCTTCTTTAGATGTAGGACGGATTTTAGCAGCACTGTATAACTTAAAAAGTTATTACCCGGAGTATACAGAAGTTGTAGATAGAATTGTTTTGGATTGGTCGTACTTGCGAGTGGTGCGGGATGGTGTTCTCTCTAGTGCTACAACTACGAAAGATAACAATGGACGAGTACTGACAAGAGTCAATCCAGAAACCCGCTTGGGTTACGAGGAATATGCCGCTCGTGCTTTTCAATTATGGGGCTTTAATGTAGGTCAGTCTGCTGTTGGGGGTGAATATCAAACCGCTTTGGTGGAAGGAGTAAAAGTGCCTATTCAGCGCAAGCGATCGAATACAAATTCCAACGCAAACCAATATACTGTGAGCAATCCGTTCTTACTTTATGGTTTAGAGTTTGGTATAGATCCGCAAATGCAAGCACTCTTGCAGCCAATTCTCAAAGCTCAAGCCGAACGCTACCGTCGCACTAACACCCTTACCGCAGCAGGTACCACTCTCATTGACCGTAAGCCCTACACTGTTCACAGCACCATTGTTGGGAAGGGAAATGCTTGGGTAGCTTTGGGGGATGACGGTCAACCTGTTGCAAAGGGACGAGTGGTAAGTACAGCTCTGGCTTTTGCTTACTACGCGTTATTCCCACAAGATAGTTATGCTCAAGAATTATTGCGAGGAGTCACTGACTTATATAACCCCCTTACAGGTTTTTATGAAGGCTTTTATGAAGCCACAGGTAAAACAGCTGTTGGTTTTACGGGTAGTACCAATAGTATGGTTCTCGAATCTTTACTATATGCAGTTACAAATCGACAGCCTCTTATCCGTCCTTTGACATCTATAAACTCTCCTTGGTGGCAAGCTGTTGTTAAGGGAAATTCTGGTCGGGGTTTACCAAGTAGCGCTACGCAAAAAGCGAAATGGATTTCTAATGGTTCTGAAAGTTATTGGGTTTCAGAAGTTGGTTTAGGTTCGTAG
- a CDS encoding ATP-binding protein, translated as MNSKFFLKTYTGITDYAQVLSWFDTINQPSFLDTRIWWQCQTLLIEGLINIVEHAHKNLSPETPIEIEVVRSEKNIEIRIVSYGQPFDLEQKLQETTELEENDEERGRGLRIMAALADELRYEPTADNRYCLLMRKYY; from the coding sequence GTGAATAGTAAATTTTTTCTAAAAACTTATACAGGTATAACCGATTACGCCCAAGTCTTATCATGGTTTGATACGATAAACCAACCATCTTTTCTCGATACCCGAATCTGGTGGCAGTGCCAAACTCTTTTGATAGAGGGATTGATTAATATTGTGGAGCACGCCCATAAAAATTTATCCCCGGAAACTCCCATTGAGATAGAGGTTGTGCGCTCAGAAAAAAATATTGAGATTCGTATTGTGTCATATGGTCAACCTTTTGATTTGGAGCAGAAATTGCAAGAAACAACCGAATTAGAAGAAAATGACGAAGAACGCGGACGAGGTTTAAGAATTATGGCAGCGCTGGCAGATGAATTAAGATATGAACCTACAGCAGATAATCGTTACTGTTTATTAATGCGTAAGTATTATTAA
- a CDS encoding DUF3131 domain-containing protein: MNSDFEPPPKGWSMLSLVGGVVTAVIAIAGLNALSKHFSTTASIQQPESLTSKTTSPTNRAVTVAELDAKSVVLPGQAISSNQLITNKIYVASSGGKLTQEEEVIARQAWVYFQRNWNEKTGLVNSVDSFPSVTMWDQAAAIAAVVSARELNIISTKEFEAKMSTMLKTLATMPLYNKEFPNKVYNAKTLIPVNYGQLEKREEIGWSALDLGRMAIWLKIVGTKYPQLRSQTEAVWRYWQVKRLTKNGQMYGTSILQGKEQYNQEGRLGYENYAAYGLKLWGLNVKKALDYQSHTAFVNLYGQGVPYDQRDYKTSGANNYVLSEPYILDGIETGFQALPKAYADRILAAQEARYQATKQLTAVTEDNLDRPPYFVYSGLFVNGEPWATITDTRQKHNDLRFLSTKAAIGWHILYNTTYTQQLFDFVQANLKSKDGWYNGFYESLNQPNKALTANNNGVILESLLYKKVGQPLTVWAGVEPLHLSSNSTP; encoded by the coding sequence ATGAACTCTGATTTTGAACCGCCACCAAAGGGTTGGTCAATGCTATCTTTAGTGGGTGGAGTTGTCACGGCTGTTATTGCGATCGCTGGGCTCAATGCTTTGTCTAAACATTTTTCTACAACTGCTTCCATACAGCAACCTGAAAGCCTAACATCTAAAACAACGTCCCCCACGAATCGGGCTGTAACAGTCGCCGAACTAGATGCAAAGTCGGTAGTTTTGCCCGGTCAAGCTATTAGTTCTAACCAATTAATAACGAACAAAATATATGTGGCTTCTAGCGGTGGAAAATTGACTCAGGAAGAGGAGGTCATTGCCCGTCAAGCTTGGGTGTACTTTCAGCGCAACTGGAATGAGAAAACTGGTTTGGTAAATTCCGTCGATAGCTTTCCTTCAGTTACCATGTGGGATCAAGCTGCAGCAATAGCGGCTGTGGTTAGTGCTAGAGAGCTTAACATTATCTCTACAAAAGAATTTGAAGCCAAGATGAGCACAATGTTAAAAACTCTAGCAACGATGCCTTTGTATAATAAAGAATTTCCTAATAAAGTTTATAACGCAAAAACACTTATACCCGTTAATTACGGTCAACTGGAAAAACGGGAAGAAATTGGTTGGTCAGCCCTAGACTTGGGGCGGATGGCAATATGGCTTAAGATTGTTGGGACAAAATATCCACAATTGCGATCGCAAACAGAAGCTGTCTGGAGGTATTGGCAAGTCAAACGCCTCACTAAAAACGGTCAAATGTACGGCACTTCGATTCTTCAAGGTAAAGAGCAATACAACCAAGAAGGTCGTTTGGGCTACGAGAATTATGCAGCTTACGGTCTAAAATTATGGGGCTTAAATGTCAAAAAAGCTTTGGATTATCAGTCCCATACTGCCTTTGTTAATCTTTACGGACAAGGAGTTCCCTACGACCAACGGGACTATAAAACCTCAGGCGCGAATAACTACGTTCTTAGCGAACCATATATATTAGATGGTATTGAAACCGGATTTCAAGCTTTGCCAAAAGCCTATGCTGACAGAATTTTAGCTGCTCAAGAAGCTCGCTATCAAGCTACAAAACAGCTAACTGCTGTTACAGAAGACAATTTGGATCGTCCTCCCTACTTTGTTTATAGTGGTTTGTTTGTCAACGGAGAACCTTGGGCGACTATCACAGATACCCGGCAAAAGCACAACGATTTGCGCTTCCTTAGTACTAAAGCAGCTATAGGCTGGCACATACTTTACAACACTACTTATACACAACAGTTATTTGATTTTGTTCAAGCAAATCTCAAGTCCAAAGATGGTTGGTACAACGGTTTTTATGAGTCTCTAAATCAACCGAATAAAGCCCTAACTGCTAATAATAATGGTGTAATTCTTGAAAGCTTACTTTATAAAAAAGTAGGGCAGCCATTGACTGTTTGGGCTGGAGTAGAACCGCTGCATTTATCTTCCAATTCAACCCCTTAA
- a CDS encoding DUF3131 domain-containing protein, producing the protein MILQSTLYVTTGVGQDAAIGSHSTIPSFYARSDSKMLDFRNHTSVGYRRQGAKDTKEEEKKMSDVVKEKKFIIAAPDNFNPGSNSSSSSEPPTPLIPPTRPQPAVSEPLTPLHPYTPTPLRSQPSVAEPIPLSSQKKLPLKLTHAADIEAARQAWKYFERNWNPQTGLVNSVDNLPWTTWWDQGSAILGIHAARQLGLVPQDVFQQRVNTLLRTLENLPLPTTGLPNKAYSTHTAQMRQLNDKPDPKGRSGWSVLDMARFLLGLHVLRTHYPEYRDRINRIVASWNLFKLVKDGWLNGAITGTGEQILEVQEGRFGYEQYAALSLKLWNINAPNAIYNPPVKTVEIDGISLQVDQRNFKNSGATNYLTNDPYLLWGLELGWSDTIQPQVRNLLQVQVQRFKRTGILTAVNEDSLDRPPYFLYYSVYANDQAWNVANTRGKVYSQLRFLSTKAAFSWFALMPKDPYTKILRDFVQNLTDKKRGYFSGQYENKTLGVNASVNVNTNAVVLESLLYQARGERPLVF; encoded by the coding sequence GTGATTCTGCAATCAACGCTGTATGTAACAACAGGAGTGGGGCAAGATGCTGCGATCGGATCTCACTCTACTATCCCCTCTTTTTACGCTCGTTCTGACTCCAAAATGCTTGATTTCAGGAACCACACTTCCGTAGGGTACCGCAGGCAAGGCGCTAAAGACACAAAAGAAGAAGAGAAGAAGATGAGTGATGTTGTGAAGGAGAAGAAGTTTATTATTGCTGCTCCTGATAATTTTAACCCTGGCTCTAACTCATCATCGTCTTCTGAACCCCCTACACCCCTAATTCCACCAACACGACCACAACCAGCGGTTTCTGAACCCCTTACACCCCTACACCCCTACACCCCTACACCCCTAAGATCGCAACCATCGGTTGCTGAACCTATTCCGTTGTCTTCTCAAAAAAAGTTACCTCTAAAACTTACTCATGCAGCTGATATTGAAGCTGCCCGACAAGCTTGGAAGTATTTTGAGAGAAATTGGAATCCTCAAACGGGTTTGGTGAATTCTGTGGACAACTTACCCTGGACGACTTGGTGGGATCAAGGTAGCGCTATCTTGGGAATTCATGCGGCTAGACAGTTGGGGTTAGTGCCGCAAGACGTGTTTCAACAGCGCGTCAATACTTTGCTGCGGACATTAGAAAATTTACCACTTCCTACAACTGGGTTGCCTAATAAAGCGTACAGTACCCATACTGCTCAAATGCGTCAACTTAATGACAAACCAGACCCTAAGGGTAGAAGTGGTTGGTCAGTGTTGGATATGGCAAGATTTTTGTTGGGATTGCACGTTTTACGGACTCATTACCCTGAATATCGCGATCGCATAAACCGAATTGTTGCTAGTTGGAATCTGTTTAAACTTGTCAAGGATGGTTGGTTAAATGGTGCCATTACAGGAACAGGCGAACAAATTTTGGAGGTGCAAGAAGGACGCTTTGGTTATGAACAATATGCTGCTTTGAGTTTAAAGCTATGGAATATTAACGCCCCAAATGCTATCTACAATCCACCAGTTAAGACGGTTGAAATAGATGGAATTTCCTTACAAGTAGACCAACGCAATTTTAAAAATTCTGGGGCTACAAACTACTTGACAAATGACCCTTATTTACTTTGGGGGTTAGAATTGGGCTGGTCAGATACTATTCAGCCTCAAGTCCGGAATCTCTTGCAAGTGCAAGTACAAAGGTTTAAACGTACTGGGATCTTAACGGCTGTTAATGAAGATTCTTTAGATCGTCCACCCTACTTTCTCTATTACAGTGTTTACGCTAACGACCAAGCTTGGAATGTTGCAAACACTAGGGGTAAAGTTTATTCTCAATTGCGGTTTCTTAGCACTAAAGCCGCCTTTTCTTGGTTTGCTTTAATGCCAAAAGACCCCTACACAAAAATATTACGAGATTTTGTTCAGAATTTAACCGACAAAAAACGTGGCTACTTTTCGGGACAATACGAAAATAAAACTCTTGGGGTGAATGCCTCTGTTAATGTTAATACAAATGCGGTTGTTCTAGAAAGTTTGCTCTACCAAGCAAGAGGCGAACGTCCTCTAGTTTTTTAA
- a CDS encoding response regulator: MKAPLPDNEAQRIEALLQYKILDTPAEAAFDDLTNLASYICGTPIALISLIDTNRQWFKSKVGLEALQTPRDIAFCGHSILQPDVFVVPDATLDQRFADNPLVTSDPNIRFYAGVSLINPERQALGTLCVIDRVPRNLSPEQIEALRILGRHVIKLLELRRNLTSLALATREHNKEQKGRRQFFKRIAGGFGLASVILVLIGVVSYQETQIFIKTSHQVIKIQDKINILEELFSALKDAETGQRGYLLTGKTTYLKPYESALGTVNEKIEKLKNSSLENPQQQKQLKILESLISAKLAELQQTIDLRQQKGVDSALQIVRTDIGKNLMDELRKVVLEIKNEKKKQLEQQSEVVRHTAHRTLLTLTLAISLTVIILAVLYYHIYCEIMERKRTEESLHTERNFISAVLDTASALVLVLDIQGRIIRFNQACEQITGYSFSEVRGRYFQNLFILPEEEERIQEYIKHLLSGQGVTNCENHWITKTGEKRLISWANTVLKDKQGEIEYIIATGIDITDRKQAEEKLKRQNLRSQLFTEITLKIRQSLQIEDILKTTVCEVQKILNSDRVLIYQPFVDSLEHSVTEALVSSCLPIKGQKVAEIYFQVEYQLQYCLQQYRHSRISTIPNVELLEHQQSHIELLQQFGVKANFVVPILVKEELSGLLIVHQCTSSRQWSSFETRLLREIADQVGIALAQAQLLEAETHQRQELEIARHQAELASLAKSSFLANMSHEIRTPMNAVLGMTGLLLETPLTREQQDFVETIRISGDALLTLINEILDLSKLEAGEMTLETLNFDLSTCIEEVLELLAPQAHHKGLEIAALIYRNVPTFLQGDASRLRQILMNLIGNAIKFTSIGEVVVQAELQAESSTTATLLFSIRDTGIGILPEDQHRLFAPFSQVDASTTRKYGGTGLGLAICKQLVDLMGGEIGVESQLGVGSKFWFKIPFVKQIQPVCSKQDYNVLTYRRALVVDDNATNRKIIHHQALRWGMQVDEAACATDALKALRKASLENKSYDIAFIDMQMPEIDGMSLGKQIKADSAIADIPLIMLTSTNQREEVQRALKIGFAAYLVKPVKSSRLLDTMMTILGTTTELNCSITNDIKNPPVSQNLQHIACAQKFDLRILLAEDNLVNQKVALTQLKNLGYIADVAANGQEVLELLRTIPYDLILMDCQMPVLDGLEATREIHRWQESIFTNGRRPVVIAMTANAMKEDQKMCLDAGMDDYLSKPVKKEQLAAMLHKWHEIIHTQKIITSEDKAATTDRDLHNQLIDWKHLHQLSENDPEFELELLQMFIEDSRTHLETTKVAIADRDCQQIAREAHHLKGGSGNVGALAMQQAAEKLEECARFQEFAEASQVVDELEKCVCLIQEFLNQ, translated from the coding sequence ATGAAAGCACCATTACCTGACAACGAGGCACAAAGAATTGAGGCACTTTTACAGTATAAAATCCTTGATACTCCAGCTGAAGCTGCTTTTGATGACCTTACTAATTTGGCGTCCTATATCTGTGGAACTCCTATTGCCTTAATCAGCTTAATTGACACTAACCGTCAATGGTTTAAATCAAAAGTTGGTCTAGAAGCACTACAAACACCCCGTGACATTGCATTCTGCGGTCACAGCATTTTACAACCTGATGTTTTTGTTGTTCCTGATGCTACACTTGACCAACGCTTCGCTGACAACCCATTGGTTACCTCTGATCCTAATATTCGCTTTTATGCTGGTGTTTCTCTCATTAATCCTGAAAGACAAGCGCTAGGAACATTGTGTGTGATTGACCGAGTCCCAAGGAACCTTTCTCCTGAACAAATAGAAGCACTCAGAATTTTAGGTCGCCACGTTATTAAGTTACTGGAACTGCGCCGCAATTTGACTAGCTTAGCACTTGCTACTCGCGAACACAATAAGGAACAGAAGGGACGCCGACAATTTTTCAAAAGGATTGCAGGAGGGTTTGGGTTAGCTTCAGTCATTTTAGTCCTGATTGGCGTAGTCTCATATCAAGAAACGCAAATCTTTATTAAAACTAGTCATCAGGTTATCAAGATTCAAGACAAAATTAATATCTTGGAAGAATTATTTTCTGCACTCAAGGATGCTGAAACTGGACAACGGGGTTATCTTCTGACGGGAAAAACAACTTATTTAAAACCTTATGAATCAGCATTAGGAACAGTCAATGAAAAAATAGAGAAGTTGAAAAATTCCAGTTTAGAAAATCCCCAGCAACAGAAGCAGTTAAAAATACTTGAATCTTTGATATCAGCAAAACTAGCCGAATTACAGCAAACAATTGACTTGCGGCAACAAAAGGGGGTTGACTCAGCATTACAGATTGTTCGGACAGATATAGGCAAAAATCTTATGGATGAACTCCGTAAAGTTGTCCTAGAGATAAAAAATGAGAAAAAGAAGCAGCTTGAACAACAGTCAGAAGTAGTGAGACACACTGCACACAGAACACTTCTAACACTGACGCTTGCTATTAGTTTGACTGTTATCATTCTTGCGGTGCTTTACTACCATATCTACTGCGAGATAATGGAGAGAAAGAGGACAGAAGAATCATTGCATACAGAACGGAATTTTATCTCCGCAGTCCTAGATACAGCCAGTGCTTTAGTCTTAGTTTTAGACATCCAAGGTCGAATTATTCGCTTCAACCAAGCATGCGAACAAATTACAGGTTATTCTTTTAGTGAAGTTAGAGGTAGATATTTCCAAAATCTATTTATTCTTCCTGAAGAGGAAGAAAGAATACAAGAATATATTAAACATCTCCTATCCGGTCAAGGTGTTACAAATTGCGAAAATCATTGGATAACTAAAACTGGTGAAAAACGGCTAATTTCTTGGGCTAACACTGTACTGAAAGACAAACAGGGTGAGATAGAATATATTATTGCCACTGGTATTGATATCACCGATCGCAAGCAAGCTGAAGAAAAGCTCAAACGCCAGAACTTGCGATCGCAACTATTTACCGAAATCACTCTTAAAATTCGCCAATCCCTACAAATCGAAGACATTCTCAAAACCACAGTTTGTGAGGTGCAAAAAATCCTGAATAGCGATCGCGTCCTCATCTACCAACCTTTTGTCGATTCACTGGAACACTCAGTTACCGAAGCATTAGTTTCTAGCTGTTTGCCAATCAAAGGGCAAAAAGTTGCGGAAATTTATTTTCAAGTGGAATACCAACTACAGTATTGCCTACAGCAATACCGTCATAGCAGAATTTCTACTATTCCAAATGTAGAATTGCTTGAACACCAACAAAGTCATATAGAATTACTGCAACAGTTTGGGGTTAAAGCAAATTTTGTTGTTCCTATTCTTGTCAAAGAAGAACTTAGTGGATTACTCATTGTCCATCAATGTACGAGTTCCCGCCAGTGGTCAAGCTTTGAAACCCGACTGCTGCGTGAAATAGCTGACCAAGTTGGTATAGCTTTAGCTCAAGCCCAATTGCTAGAAGCAGAAACTCACCAGCGACAAGAACTTGAAATTGCCCGTCATCAAGCCGAGTTAGCATCTCTTGCCAAAAGTTCTTTTTTAGCAAACATGAGTCATGAAATCCGCACTCCCATGAATGCTGTGCTGGGAATGACCGGATTACTGTTAGAAACACCTTTGACCAGAGAACAACAGGATTTTGTTGAAACAATTCGTATCAGTGGAGACGCATTATTAACGTTAATTAACGAGATTTTGGATTTATCAAAACTAGAGGCAGGGGAGATGACTTTAGAAACTCTAAACTTCGATTTATCTACTTGTATAGAAGAAGTGTTGGAATTACTTGCCCCTCAAGCACATCATAAGGGATTAGAAATTGCAGCGTTAATTTATCGCAATGTCCCCACTTTTCTTCAAGGAGACGCCAGTCGTTTGCGCCAAATTCTCATGAATTTGATAGGAAACGCTATCAAGTTTACTAGTATTGGGGAAGTTGTAGTGCAAGCTGAATTGCAAGCTGAATCTTCAACTACAGCAACTCTTTTATTTAGCATCAGAGATACTGGTATTGGAATTTTACCAGAAGACCAACACAGATTGTTTGCACCATTTTCTCAAGTAGATGCTTCCACGACTCGCAAATATGGTGGTACGGGTTTGGGACTAGCCATATGCAAGCAGTTGGTTGATTTGATGGGAGGAGAAATTGGGGTAGAAAGCCAACTAGGAGTAGGGTCTAAGTTTTGGTTTAAGATTCCTTTTGTCAAGCAAATCCAACCTGTTTGTTCCAAACAAGATTACAACGTTTTAACTTATCGTCGCGCCTTAGTGGTGGATGACAACGCAACCAATCGCAAAATTATCCACCATCAAGCCCTTCGTTGGGGAATGCAGGTTGATGAAGCGGCTTGTGCAACTGATGCCCTTAAAGCTTTACGGAAAGCTTCTTTGGAAAACAAATCCTATGATATTGCTTTTATTGATATGCAAATGCCCGAAATAGACGGGATGTCTTTGGGTAAACAAATTAAAGCAGATTCTGCGATCGCTGATATACCTTTGATTATGCTGACTTCTACAAATCAACGGGAAGAGGTACAACGGGCGCTCAAAATAGGTTTTGCTGCTTATCTGGTGAAACCTGTTAAGTCTTCCCGATTGCTTGATACTATGATGACCATTCTAGGAACCACGACTGAGCTAAATTGTTCAATCACAAATGATATTAAAAATCCACCTGTTTCTCAAAACCTTCAACATATCGCTTGCGCTCAAAAATTCGATTTAAGAATTCTCCTTGCAGAGGATAATCTAGTCAATCAAAAAGTAGCCCTGACACAACTCAAGAACTTAGGTTATATTGCCGATGTAGCCGCAAATGGACAAGAAGTTTTAGAGCTATTGAGAACTATTCCTTATGATTTAATTCTTATGGATTGCCAAATGCCAGTTCTTGATGGTTTGGAAGCTACAAGAGAAATTCATAGATGGCAAGAAAGTATATTTACAAATGGTCGTCGCCCTGTCGTGATTGCTATGACAGCGAATGCTATGAAAGAAGACCAAAAAATGTGTCTTGATGCAGGTATGGATGACTATTTAAGCAAACCAGTGAAAAAAGAACAATTGGCAGCTATGTTACATAAATGGCATGAAATTATACACACACAAAAAATCATTACATCTGAAGATAAAGCTGCTACTACAGATAGAGATTTACATAACCAATTGATTGATTGGAAACACTTACATCAGTTATCGGAAAATGACCCAGAGTTTGAATTAGAACTATTACAGATGTTTATTGAAGATAGCCGAACTCATTTAGAGACTACTAAAGTAGCTATTGCAGATCGTGATTGTCAACAAATTGCTAGAGAAGCCCATCATTTAAAAGGTGGTAGTGGCAATGTGGGTGCGCTCGCTATGCAGCAAGCCGCAGAGAAATTAGAGGAATGTGCCCGTTTTCAAGAGTTTGCAGAAGCGAGCCAGGTAGTTGATGAATTAGAAAAGTGTGTTTGCCTTATTCAAGAGTTTTTAAATCAGTGA